In Paenibacillus sp. BIC5C1, a genomic segment contains:
- a CDS encoding carboxymuconolactone decarboxylase family protein produces MEKKQTAGRDILGEFAPKFAELNDDILFGEVWSRVEELSSHDRSMITVSALIAGGNFEQLTPHLHKAKENGVTRNEVSEIITHLSFYVGWPKAWSAFNIAKDIYK; encoded by the coding sequence ATGGAAAAAAAACAAACGGCTGGACGAGATATATTGGGTGAGTTCGCCCCCAAATTTGCAGAATTGAATGACGATATTCTGTTTGGCGAGGTATGGTCAAGAGTAGAAGAATTATCCAGTCATGATCGCAGTATGATAACAGTCTCTGCACTTATTGCCGGTGGGAATTTCGAACAATTAACCCCACACCTTCATAAAGCAAAGGAAAATGGAGTAACTCGTAATGAAGTGTCTGAAATCATTACTCACCTTTCCTTCTATGTGGGCTGGCCTAAGGCATGGTCTGCGTTCAATATTGCAAAAGATATTTATAAATAG
- a CDS encoding cupin domain-containing protein: MTNEHLSNSIIFPLGNKVEANFIGDAYLEMVFTDETPLNTSIGNVTFAPGARNNWHSHAVGQVLLVTGGEGWYQEEGKPAQLLKTGDVINIAPNVKHWHGATADSWFVHLAMTPGQTEWLEPVNDQCYNAL; the protein is encoded by the coding sequence ATGACAAACGAGCATTTGAGTAACAGCATCATCTTCCCACTGGGAAACAAAGTAGAAGCCAATTTTATTGGAGATGCTTATCTGGAGATGGTCTTTACAGATGAAACTCCACTTAACACTAGCATTGGAAATGTTACTTTCGCGCCAGGAGCACGCAATAATTGGCATTCGCACGCTGTAGGTCAAGTTTTACTCGTTACAGGTGGTGAAGGCTGGTACCAGGAAGAAGGTAAACCCGCACAATTGCTTAAAACCGGTGATGTTATTAATATTGCTCCCAACGTTAAGCACTGGCATGGGGCAACAGCCGATAGTTGGTTTGTGCATCTGGCCATGACTCCTGGACAAACCGAATGGTTAGAACCTGTGAATGATCAGTGTTACAACGCGCTCTAA
- a CDS encoding SDR family oxidoreductase, translated as MSNIAGKVVILTGASSGIGEATAKVLASKGAKLVLAARREERLVQLQREIQNNGGHAIIKPTDVTSHTQMEDLAEYALSEFGKIDVLINNAGIMPQAFLFKKKVDEWDNMIDVNIKGVLYAIAAVLPSMREQKSGHILNLSSVAGHNIYPGGTVYCGTKHAVTAISEGLRQEEAMSGTNIRVTNISPGAVSSELLETTSDPESKAGLDEFYKSAIDADHIARAIAFAIEQPSDVAINEMIIRPTVQVG; from the coding sequence ATGTCTAATATTGCGGGTAAAGTTGTAATTCTTACGGGAGCATCCAGTGGGATTGGAGAAGCTACCGCGAAAGTTCTTGCTTCGAAAGGAGCCAAGCTGGTATTGGCAGCTCGTCGGGAAGAACGTTTAGTACAATTGCAAAGAGAAATTCAGAACAATGGCGGTCACGCTATTATCAAACCAACAGATGTGACTTCGCATACTCAAATGGAAGATTTGGCTGAATATGCACTAAGCGAATTTGGGAAAATTGATGTTCTAATCAACAATGCAGGCATCATGCCTCAAGCCTTTCTTTTCAAGAAAAAAGTTGATGAATGGGACAATATGATCGATGTAAACATTAAGGGTGTCCTTTATGCTATTGCAGCAGTTCTTCCGTCCATGAGAGAACAGAAATCAGGTCATATTTTGAACCTTTCCTCTGTTGCCGGACATAACATATATCCAGGTGGAACCGTATACTGTGGAACGAAGCATGCCGTTACAGCCATCTCCGAAGGTCTGCGCCAGGAAGAAGCTATGAGTGGAACCAATATCAGAGTCACCAATATTTCTCCAGGTGCTGTCAGCAGCGAGTTACTGGAAACGACAAGTGATCCTGAGTCCAAAGCAGGCCTAGATGAGTTCTACAAATCCGCTATTGATGCAGATCACATCGCACGTGCCATCGCATTTGCAATTGAGCAACCATCGGATGTAGCGATTAACGAAATGATTATTCGTCCCACAGTTCAAGTGGGTTAA
- a CDS encoding NAD(P)-dependent alcohol dehydrogenase — MITAKARAVDGPDQSFRAAEIKRRDLDLHDVLIEIKYAGICHSDIHTAHGEWGPVNYPLVPGHEIAGIVTDVGAEVSRYKVGDRVGVGCMVDSCGECENCRQGEEQYCLKGNVPTYAGVDKYGEPTLGGYSTHIVVTEEFIVRIPDNIELDVAAPLLCAGITTYSPLNHWGAGPGKKVAVVGLGGLGHMAVKIAHAMGAEVTVLSQSLKKKEDGLQFGADHYYATSEPDTFAKLAGSFDLIINTVSANIDINAYFSLLTLDGTLVNVGAPGEPLAVNVMSLIGHRRSFAGSMIGGIRETQEMLDFCAEHSIVPMIEVISADQIDEAYQRVLASDVKYRFVIDTSTI; from the coding sequence ATGATAACTGCTAAAGCACGAGCTGTTGATGGTCCGGACCAATCGTTCCGGGCAGCCGAGATTAAACGACGCGATCTGGACTTGCACGATGTCCTGATCGAAATTAAATATGCTGGCATATGCCACTCTGATATCCACACTGCTCACGGTGAATGGGGTCCCGTAAACTACCCGCTCGTACCTGGACATGAGATCGCAGGAATTGTCACCGATGTAGGAGCCGAGGTTTCAAGGTACAAAGTTGGTGACCGAGTGGGGGTTGGATGTATGGTTGACTCCTGTGGCGAATGTGAGAACTGCCGCCAAGGAGAAGAGCAGTACTGTCTCAAAGGAAATGTTCCCACCTACGCAGGTGTTGATAAATACGGCGAGCCTACACTAGGTGGATACTCCACTCACATCGTCGTAACCGAGGAGTTCATCGTTCGGATTCCAGACAACATCGAGCTGGATGTCGCTGCACCTTTACTTTGTGCAGGTATTACAACATACTCGCCGCTAAATCATTGGGGAGCTGGACCAGGTAAAAAAGTAGCGGTTGTAGGTCTGGGTGGACTGGGTCATATGGCTGTCAAAATTGCACATGCCATGGGCGCAGAAGTAACTGTTCTGTCACAATCATTGAAGAAAAAAGAGGATGGTTTGCAATTCGGGGCAGATCATTACTATGCCACAAGTGAACCAGATACGTTCGCAAAACTCGCCGGGTCGTTTGATCTGATTATTAACACGGTAAGTGCGAATATCGACATTAATGCTTACTTCTCACTGCTCACTCTGGATGGCACATTGGTTAATGTGGGTGCTCCTGGGGAGCCTTTGGCAGTAAACGTGATGTCCCTCATCGGTCACCGTCGTTCATTTGCAGGTTCAATGATCGGTGGCATTCGTGAGACTCAGGAAATGCTTGATTTCTGTGCAGAACATAGTATCGTCCCTATGATCGAAGTTATTTCAGCTGACCAAATTGACGAGGCCTACCAACGTGTATTAGCTTCAGATGTGAAGTACAGATTCGTAATTGACACTAGCACAATTTAA
- a CDS encoding MerR family transcriptional regulator — MTYSISEVAKELNLTVYTLRYYDKEGLMPFVERTPGGARNFKESDIDFLKIIQCLKSTGMPIKDIKDFIAWCSEGDSTLQERYDMFTERKASVEAQMEELRKTMEVIEHKRAYYRTALDAGTEEIHKSNRMGNFIAN; from the coding sequence ATGACGTATTCAATTAGCGAGGTCGCTAAAGAATTGAATCTAACCGTATATACTTTGCGTTACTACGATAAGGAAGGACTCATGCCTTTTGTTGAACGTACCCCTGGCGGAGCACGAAATTTTAAAGAATCAGACATCGATTTTTTAAAGATCATTCAATGTCTGAAATCTACCGGGATGCCGATCAAGGATATCAAAGATTTTATTGCATGGTGTTCCGAGGGGGACTCCACCTTGCAAGAGCGATATGACATGTTCACGGAACGCAAGGCGAGTGTAGAGGCGCAAATGGAAGAACTTAGAAAGACTATGGAAGTTATTGAACATAAACGTGCTTATTACAGGACTGCTCTCGATGCTGGAACGGAAGAGATTCATAAAAGCAATCGAATGGGGAATTTCATTGCTAACTAA
- a CDS encoding DUF6530 family protein: protein MKIPTTLKHKPVVVSDNYEKVDGRMAGNTDAKGLSLGLAQWNDRGKVDISAKVWRYTGEKWSRQSEELPLHRVLDLSILICRSLEHFREAYRYEHLYDPEQPVIDRVGLQGDAMSVEICTDNERINEDIKLFSQALSDDDEMIGERLRTLSKILKDMGY from the coding sequence TTGAAAATACCTACAACGTTAAAACATAAACCTGTTGTCGTATCGGATAATTATGAAAAGGTTGATGGCCGAATGGCCGGGAACACGGACGCAAAAGGTCTTTCCCTGGGATTGGCCCAGTGGAACGATAGAGGAAAGGTTGATATTTCAGCCAAAGTATGGAGATATACCGGAGAAAAGTGGTCCAGACAATCCGAAGAACTGCCTCTCCATCGCGTGTTGGATTTGTCCATTCTGATCTGTCGGTCTTTGGAACATTTTCGCGAGGCCTATAGATATGAGCATTTATATGACCCGGAGCAGCCTGTCATCGATCGTGTTGGACTGCAAGGGGATGCAATGTCCGTGGAGATTTGTACGGACAATGAGAGAATAAATGAAGATATTAAGCTGTTCAGCCAAGCTCTGAGTGATGACGATGAAATGATCGGCGAGCGTTTGCGTACATTGTCCAAAATATTAAAGGATATGGGTTATTAA
- a CDS encoding GIY-YIG nuclease family protein, with translation MDMNKRRELLEEYKQIKTYMGVAQIKNKVNGKIYIDSYPNLKNKWFTLQMQLDQGRFANAELQKEWKEFGEEAFTYEVLEQKDIDKVTDVRWEQKQILKPWLQKLQPYGEKGYNRPPKN, from the coding sequence ATGGATATGAATAAGCGCAGGGAGCTGCTGGAGGAATATAAGCAGATCAAGACGTATATGGGTGTAGCCCAAATTAAAAACAAAGTTAACGGAAAAATCTATATCGACAGCTATCCCAACTTGAAAAACAAATGGTTTACTCTACAGATGCAACTGGATCAAGGAAGATTTGCGAATGCCGAGTTACAAAAAGAATGGAAAGAATTCGGAGAAGAGGCATTCACTTATGAGGTACTGGAACAGAAGGACATCGATAAGGTGACGGATGTGCGTTGGGAACAAAAACAAATCCTGAAGCCGTGGCTTCAGAAGTTACAGCCCTATGGAGAAAAAGGCTATAATAGACCTCCAAAGAATTAG
- a CDS encoding nitric oxide reductase activation protein NorD, whose amino-acid sequence MYHQTNPESKSEEEKQKERDFRKKLNQVTRESVADSIHEKVKLIVHRPAYDYDFQEEYYNLSRKLIPVVQEIARKTLPLLEHESSSEFEKNKYYGSKFHADSVVYKDYRHFAKKSPPTELPSLVVGLRVDESASMSAFGRLEAAKRAVIAVYEFCQISNIPVLIYGDTADVSRMEQMSIFAYTDLDQPNINDRFRLMGIQARSNNRDGMALRIMAERLVLAPQQTKLLISISDGQPKAMENYTGSYAIRDMQQTIEAYERKGVTFLASAIGQDKDVISEIYGHERFLDITNLREFPAKLVRIIARYL is encoded by the coding sequence ATGTATCATCAGACCAATCCCGAATCCAAGTCAGAGGAAGAAAAACAAAAAGAGCGCGATTTCCGTAAAAAGCTTAATCAAGTCACAAGAGAGAGCGTGGCGGATTCGATTCATGAAAAAGTAAAACTCATCGTTCACCGCCCGGCTTACGATTATGACTTCCAAGAGGAATATTACAATCTAAGCAGAAAGCTTATACCCGTAGTACAGGAGATTGCGAGAAAGACACTCCCGCTGTTGGAACATGAGTCTTCATCTGAATTTGAGAAGAATAAGTACTATGGCAGCAAGTTTCATGCAGACAGCGTCGTATATAAGGATTACAGGCATTTTGCAAAAAAAAGCCCTCCGACGGAATTGCCATCCCTTGTAGTAGGTCTAAGAGTGGATGAATCAGCATCGATGTCAGCGTTTGGGAGATTAGAAGCAGCTAAGCGTGCAGTCATCGCGGTATATGAATTTTGTCAAATCAGCAATATTCCAGTATTAATCTACGGTGATACCGCGGATGTTTCCAGAATGGAGCAGATGTCGATCTTTGCTTATACTGATCTCGATCAACCGAATATTAACGATCGATTCAGACTCATGGGAATTCAGGCCAGAAGTAACAATCGTGATGGAATGGCTCTTAGAATTATGGCAGAACGATTAGTGCTTGCACCGCAGCAGACCAAGTTGCTAATTAGTATCAGTGATGGACAGCCCAAAGCAATGGAAAATTACACTGGAAGCTATGCCATCAGAGACATGCAGCAAACCATAGAGGCATATGAACGGAAAGGAGTTACTTTCCTTGCATCTGCAATTGGTCAAGACAAAGATGTCATTAGCGAGATTTATGGTCATGAACGATTTTTGGATATTACCAATTTACGTGAATTTCCTGCAAAATTAGTTCGGATTATCGCTCGGTATTTATAA
- a CDS encoding AAA family ATPase — protein sequence MQEHQHEEYFLSPQRALTDAEEKLVWKKPLSHMSSEEERRITKEVKRNWHRGEMKISNILLEGDAGSGKTQLAKALSANFGLPYTKVTCFADMDKSDIIGAILPVISPERLETLEPSEQTALKALYESDHFQSTTQIIMSALDISKEQAANKMKQLLKLVVDQTDGEAVEYRFYPSEIVRAYQKGYLLEIQEPNVIRDAAVLMALNSALELDGSINLPTEIIHRHPDFIAVITTNRSYVGSRHLNEALRDRVQHSEKMDLPSKEIMMERAKVKTGYEDEQVLSVLADTIMILDTTARANAIKGVAGMRSFFYWTDAVAGGASAKESLYHKVIYKITTDSEEIKILEEALHKHDLITHVESITNEVKKNGNPTMTLP from the coding sequence ATGCAGGAACATCAACATGAAGAATATTTCTTATCACCTCAGAGAGCATTAACAGATGCAGAAGAAAAGCTGGTGTGGAAGAAGCCATTGTCTCATATGTCGAGCGAAGAAGAACGACGTATTACTAAAGAAGTAAAACGAAACTGGCATCGTGGGGAAATGAAGATTTCCAATATTCTCCTAGAAGGAGATGCCGGTTCTGGCAAAACACAATTGGCAAAAGCATTATCCGCTAATTTCGGATTGCCTTATACGAAAGTGACCTGTTTTGCAGATATGGACAAATCGGATATTATTGGTGCTATTTTGCCGGTGATTTCTCCTGAACGATTAGAGACATTGGAACCCTCGGAGCAAACCGCTTTGAAAGCATTGTATGAAAGCGATCATTTTCAAAGCACAACGCAAATAATAATGAGTGCATTGGATATTTCAAAAGAACAAGCAGCGAACAAGATGAAACAATTGCTGAAGCTGGTTGTAGATCAGACGGACGGAGAAGCCGTTGAGTACAGATTTTATCCCTCGGAGATCGTTAGAGCCTATCAAAAGGGTTATCTTCTGGAAATACAGGAGCCGAATGTCATTCGGGATGCAGCAGTGTTGATGGCGTTAAATTCTGCTTTGGAACTGGACGGTAGTATTAATCTACCTACTGAAATCATACACAGACATCCGGACTTCATTGCGGTCATTACAACCAATCGCAGTTATGTAGGGTCGAGGCATTTAAATGAAGCGCTTCGGGACAGGGTTCAACACTCGGAGAAGATGGATCTTCCGAGCAAAGAAATCATGATGGAACGTGCCAAAGTCAAAACTGGTTATGAGGATGAGCAGGTATTAAGTGTGTTAGCGGATACGATTATGATTTTGGACACTACAGCCCGAGCCAATGCCATCAAAGGTGTGGCTGGAATGCGTTCTTTTTTCTATTGGACTGATGCAGTTGCGGGAGGAGCCTCGGCTAAAGAATCTCTTTATCACAAGGTTATCTACAAAATAACGACCGATTCAGAGGAAATTAAAATCCTGGAAGAAGCACTCCACAAGCATGATCTGATTACCCATGTAGAGAGCATCACGAATGAAGTAAAAAAAAACGGGAATCCAACGATGACTCTGCCATAG
- a CDS encoding MFS transporter, with translation MFANPYVRTIIFSRVLLQLGIWIRNYAVLLYVSELTHNNPVDISLISVAEFSPIFIFGLIGGTFADRWRPKKTMVWSDLLSGLAVGVVLLTVMNGGWIALLIGSFVSASLSQFSQPSAMKLYKRHVPAEQLQGVMAMSQTLVAVFMVLGPVIGTFIFIKFGISVSLILTAAMFVGSSLVLSLLPQDVEEENSGNTGGFVRELTDGLRYIGANKSLRTLGLTFSAVGLASGLTQPLQLFLVIENLGQDKEFLQWLVMANGAAMLVGGAVIIAIAKKVKPQLLLLVGLLVNAICTVGMGASTQIWLTIILLVISGLFFPCIQGGIQTLLVRNTEGAFIGRVSGAIMPIFMGMMVIGMLTSGYLKDTFSLLSVFIGSGVFVIIGALLLLPIVIERRNKAEETTS, from the coding sequence ATGTTTGCCAATCCATATGTTCGAACTATTATTTTTTCCCGGGTGCTCTTGCAGCTCGGAATTTGGATCAGAAATTATGCCGTTCTTCTTTATGTCTCCGAATTGACGCATAATAATCCGGTTGATATATCACTGATTTCGGTAGCGGAATTTTCACCAATCTTTATATTTGGTCTGATTGGTGGTACTTTTGCCGATCGCTGGCGACCGAAAAAAACAATGGTATGGAGTGATTTATTATCAGGTTTGGCCGTTGGTGTTGTATTGCTTACGGTCATGAACGGTGGATGGATTGCACTTCTAATTGGATCTTTCGTTTCTGCCAGTTTGTCACAGTTTTCTCAGCCTTCAGCGATGAAACTGTACAAAAGGCATGTACCAGCCGAACAATTGCAGGGCGTAATGGCTATGTCCCAAACGCTTGTTGCTGTCTTTATGGTTTTGGGGCCGGTCATTGGCACTTTTATTTTCATAAAGTTTGGCATTAGCGTATCCCTCATCCTGACTGCGGCTATGTTTGTGGGTTCTTCGCTTGTATTATCATTACTTCCTCAGGATGTAGAGGAGGAGAACTCAGGGAATACTGGCGGCTTCGTTAGAGAGCTGACAGATGGCCTGCGGTATATCGGGGCGAATAAATCCTTGAGAACACTTGGATTAACATTCTCGGCAGTTGGTTTGGCATCAGGACTGACTCAGCCGCTTCAGCTCTTTCTTGTCATTGAAAATTTGGGTCAGGATAAAGAGTTCTTGCAATGGCTGGTGATGGCGAATGGGGCGGCCATGTTGGTCGGAGGTGCAGTGATCATCGCAATCGCTAAAAAGGTGAAGCCACAGTTATTGCTTCTAGTTGGTTTACTTGTTAATGCAATCTGTACGGTTGGCATGGGCGCATCAACACAAATTTGGTTAACCATTATTCTGCTCGTAATTAGTGGTTTGTTCTTCCCGTGTATTCAAGGTGGAATTCAGACGCTTCTTGTGCGGAATACGGAAGGAGCATTTATTGGCCGGGTATCCGGAGCAATTATGCCGATTTTTATGGGAATGATGGTGATTGGCATGCTTACCTCTGGATATCTCAAAGATACGTTTTCCCTGCTTAGTGTATTTATAGGGAGTGGTGTTTTTGTGATAATCGGTGCGTTATTATTGCTTCCTATCGTCATTGAAAGAAGAAATAAAGCCGAGGAAACTACATCATGA
- a CDS encoding DUF6530 family protein, with translation MKEAVAPEHKPVVVAEHYEKVDGRLASNLDAKGLSLGLTQWGDWGKVNISAKAWENTGEKCSMQSEELPLHRVLDLSILICRSLEYFQEAYRHEHLYDPQEPVIDRIALQGSAMTVGVCIDDESINENIQLFSQALQDNDEMNSERLRALAKILKDMGY, from the coding sequence ATGAAAGAAGCAGTTGCTCCAGAGCACAAACCTGTTGTCGTAGCGGAGCACTATGAAAAGGTGGATGGACGACTGGCCAGCAACCTGGACGCAAAAGGCCTTTCACTGGGCTTGACCCAGTGGGGCGATTGGGGAAAGGTTAATATATCGGCTAAGGCGTGGGAAAATACGGGAGAAAAATGCTCAATGCAATCAGAAGAGCTGCCTCTCCATCGCGTACTTGATTTGTCGATTCTGATCTGTAGATCCCTCGAGTATTTTCAAGAGGCCTATCGACATGAACATCTTTATGATCCACAGGAGCCTGTCATCGATCGCATTGCTCTTCAAGGTAGTGCCATGACAGTGGGAGTTTGTATAGACGATGAGAGCATCAATGAGAACATTCAGTTATTCAGCCAGGCTCTTCAAGATAATGATGAAATGAATAGTGAACGGCTGCGCGCGTTAGCAAAAATCTTAAAGGATATGGGGTATTGA
- a CDS encoding MFS transporter has protein sequence MTRKRENLLILTLTLVSFVLGTTEYVIVGVLKEIETYMKVSLAAAGALVSGFAIAYAIGTPFAVAFLAKIPRRNSILIGFAVVLALNVLTIFSTTFYSLMVIRIVSAVACGLTISLSISIASDAVNPERRGEAIAWILGGFSIANVLGVPLGTFIGQHLNWSMTFVVTACIGVVPFIFMFRILPRQTTTIAGSFSDQMTLFMKPRILLACLIPVLGNSCIFVVFTYITPLLGNSMGVPARWISAVLLIYGACSILSNWIGAKIAKGDFLPKLKWLFVIQAAIFMGLSFTVSHLWLGLAFLFLIGCLSSSMSAASQLYLFDVSGAIAPNSRPFASTLLPVAANVGIALGSGVGGLAVNLGGVKWVPPVAVILALMAFVITAICQRSIQLKPEGVTAPKVDYSIPSTN, from the coding sequence TTGACTAGAAAAAGAGAAAATTTACTTATTTTAACACTTACATTGGTTAGCTTTGTATTGGGAACAACCGAATACGTAATTGTGGGCGTATTGAAGGAAATCGAAACCTATATGAAAGTATCGCTGGCTGCCGCAGGCGCGCTCGTATCCGGCTTCGCCATTGCCTATGCAATCGGAACACCGTTTGCCGTTGCTTTCTTAGCCAAAATTCCCCGAAGAAACTCCATTTTAATCGGGTTTGCAGTCGTGCTTGCCTTGAACGTACTTACCATTTTCTCAACGACGTTCTATTCCTTGATGGTTATTCGGATCGTTTCAGCAGTAGCATGCGGACTTACGATATCGCTTTCGATCTCGATTGCAAGCGACGCTGTTAACCCGGAGCGTAGAGGGGAAGCAATCGCCTGGATACTGGGCGGATTTTCCATAGCCAATGTGCTAGGCGTTCCTCTCGGCACGTTCATCGGACAGCATCTGAACTGGTCCATGACGTTTGTTGTTACAGCATGCATCGGGGTCGTGCCATTCATATTCATGTTCCGAATTCTTCCGCGACAAACAACGACCATTGCCGGTTCATTCAGCGATCAGATGACGCTATTTATGAAGCCGCGCATATTGCTGGCCTGCTTGATTCCGGTTCTTGGAAACAGTTGTATTTTTGTGGTTTTCACTTATATTACTCCTTTGCTGGGGAATTCCATGGGTGTACCTGCGCGTTGGATTAGCGCTGTACTCCTCATCTACGGTGCCTGCAGCATACTGAGCAACTGGATCGGTGCCAAAATAGCTAAAGGAGATTTCTTACCTAAGCTTAAATGGCTTTTCGTCATTCAAGCTGCCATCTTTATGGGACTCAGCTTCACTGTGTCTCACCTGTGGCTGGGCTTGGCGTTTTTGTTCCTGATCGGTTGCCTGTCATCATCCATGAGCGCCGCCTCCCAGCTCTATCTGTTCGACGTCTCTGGAGCAATCGCGCCGAATTCCAGACCGTTCGCATCCACGTTGCTGCCCGTGGCGGCAAACGTGGGGATAGCCCTCGGCTCCGGAGTTGGCGGGCTTGCTGTCAATTTAGGTGGTGTGAAGTGGGTGCCACCAGTAGCTGTGATATTAGCTTTGATGGCTTTTGTGATCACAGCGATCTGCCAGCGTTCCATTCAATTGAAGCCGGAAGGTGTCACTGCTCCAAAAGTAGACTACTCGATTCCAAGTACCAATTAG
- a CDS encoding AraC family transcriptional regulator — protein MNTRHEPDRLHEDQDCIIIYVGKLADNPHWSFPTHKHDDLHEIIYVNEGQGSFTIDGTKHSAQKGDVLVYNKGTLHEERSDPEFPLSTFYCGFRFKAGTRTNNDWVIPPGSDPVVRANRYSEEIRSLMQTMFNEFSIREEGYNSISHHLLNAVLLIIDRMSHHQLTANEIVQSNTLAESIKDYLDTNYRQNIKLKDLADQFHIDFYYLIHMYKNCYGTSPYHYLIQRRMGEATRLLVSTKKKVWEISKLVGYENPNYFTILFTKTVGESPRSFRKRNQKDMFGDPSN, from the coding sequence ATGAATACACGCCATGAACCCGACCGACTACATGAAGATCAAGATTGCATTATTATTTATGTAGGGAAGTTGGCAGATAATCCTCATTGGAGTTTTCCCACCCACAAGCATGACGATTTGCATGAGATTATTTATGTTAATGAGGGTCAGGGCTCGTTCACGATTGATGGGACAAAGCACTCGGCTCAAAAGGGAGATGTTCTTGTATATAACAAAGGCACGCTTCACGAGGAAAGATCGGACCCGGAATTCCCTTTATCCACCTTTTATTGCGGCTTTCGTTTCAAAGCGGGCACCCGCACCAACAATGATTGGGTTATTCCTCCTGGCAGCGATCCAGTCGTTCGTGCCAATCGTTATTCGGAAGAGATTCGGTCATTAATGCAGACCATGTTTAATGAATTTTCGATCCGGGAAGAAGGTTATAACTCTATTTCCCATCATCTGCTGAATGCCGTGCTGCTGATTATCGATCGCATGTCTCACCATCAGCTCACAGCAAATGAGATCGTTCAAAGCAATACCCTCGCTGAAAGTATCAAAGATTATCTGGACACGAACTATCGTCAAAATATTAAGCTGAAAGACTTGGCTGATCAATTCCATATCGACTTCTATTACTTGATTCATATGTATAAAAATTGCTACGGTACCTCCCCTTATCATTACCTCATTCAACGAAGAATGGGCGAAGCGACCCGATTGTTGGTTTCAACCAAGAAAAAAGTATGGGAAATCTCCAAGTTGGTTGGGTACGAGAACCCAAACTACTTTACGATTCTATTTACCAAAACAGTCGGTGAATCTCCGAGAAGTTTCCGCAAAAGAAACCAAAAAGACATGTTCGGTGACCCTTCCAACTAA
- a CDS encoding cation diffusion facilitator family transporter, whose protein sequence is MEQIKYDNLKLGEKGAIISIIAYICLTAIKMIIGYMSNSEALKADGLNNATDIIASIAVLIGLRLAQRPADKDHTYGHWKAETVASLVASFIMMVVGLQVLYGAITSVFQGKSESPDIIAAWTGILCAAVMYLVYRYNKKLALKIKSQAVMAAAKDNISDAWVSIGTVIGIIGSQFGLPWLDPLTAVAVGFLICKTAWDIFREATHHLTDGFDEELIKEYRSTIANVDGVEAVKDLRARNYGNNAVVDVVILVRSDLDLQKAHDISTNVEDELLKEHEVYTVHVHVEPDSDEAPNEAL, encoded by the coding sequence GTGGAGCAAATAAAGTATGACAACTTAAAATTGGGTGAAAAGGGAGCAATCATCAGTATTATTGCTTATATTTGTTTGACTGCAATCAAAATGATTATTGGTTATATGTCTAATTCTGAGGCTTTAAAAGCCGATGGTTTAAACAATGCTACCGATATTATTGCTTCGATCGCGGTTCTTATCGGTCTGAGACTTGCTCAACGACCTGCTGATAAAGATCATACATACGGACATTGGAAAGCAGAGACCGTTGCCTCACTGGTTGCGTCTTTCATAATGATGGTAGTTGGGCTGCAAGTGCTTTACGGAGCGATTACATCCGTATTCCAGGGAAAAAGCGAATCTCCGGATATCATTGCAGCCTGGACAGGCATATTATGTGCCGCTGTGATGTATCTGGTATACAGATATAACAAAAAACTTGCTTTGAAGATCAAGAGCCAAGCGGTTATGGCAGCTGCAAAAGACAATATCTCTGATGCCTGGGTTAGTATAGGAACAGTTATAGGAATTATTGGTTCACAATTCGGCCTACCATGGCTCGACCCATTAACAGCTGTAGCGGTGGGCTTTCTAATATGTAAAACCGCTTGGGACATTTTTCGTGAAGCAACACACCATCTTACAGATGGATTTGACGAAGAGCTAATCAAGGAATACAGGAGCACAATTGCCAATGTAGATGGCGTAGAGGCGGTTAAAGATTTAAGAGCCCGGAATTACGGTAATAATGCCGTTGTCGATGTGGTAATCCTTGTACGATCGGATTTGGATCTTCAGAAAGCTCATGATATTTCAACAAATGTAGAAGACGAATTGTTAAAGGAACATGAGGTATACACTGTTCATGTTCATGTCGAACCAGATTCGGATGAAGCCCCTAACGAAGCACTTTAA